From Panthera uncia isolate 11264 chromosome X, Puncia_PCG_1.0, whole genome shotgun sequence, the proteins below share one genomic window:
- the LOC125931400 gene encoding olfactory receptor 13H1-like — MVSLCNFETFDTVFPGRCDSTSSLTFSNNWTLGVFLSPFNKAVIWTDHLAGIPRPTPEFLLSVMALTKCLLPAVPLVTQGVSSPLLQEEIRLFWQMVVNVSGNVTPGAGHMKTSRLKSSLLENSEIGECQINRLFLGLSSWRDSEDTGYHGGVLLEAGHKTCCDGILNFISPCIFFLSNLSFLDICYSTSWEPYVLAQCFRDFPIIFYTSCYAQMTTSLFPGMTECLFHAVMVYDRFVAISNPLHYTTIMNNEVCVQLALGTWASAFLVAVLPFIAIPVCYYGQNAISHFTCEIQASLKLICSDTPVSLILGLVISVFILTLPFTIILISYFHIVVIVLRIHSVEASLKSFFTCGPYLTVVNIFNGIAIYMYLKPQRNLRKRTNSVYDEKPQNPIC; from the exons ATGGTTTCCCTTTGCAACTTTGAAACCTTTGATACTGTGTTCCCTGGCAGGTGTGATTCCACCTCGTCCCTGACCTTTTCTAATAATTGGACTTTGGGAGTGTTCCTCTCCCCATTTA ACAAAGCAGTCATTTGGACTGATCATCTTGCAGGGATCCCTCGTCCTACTCCTGAGTTTCTCCTCTCAGTCATGGCTCTTACCAAGTGCCTGTTGCCGGCAGTGCCTTTGGTCACCCAGGGAGTCTCATCACCTCTGCTGCAAGAGGAGATTAGACTGTTTTGGCAAATGGTTGTCAATGTGTCCGG AAATGTCACTCCAGGGGCAGGGCATATGAAAACCAGCAGGCTTAAAAGCAGCCTTCTAGAGAACTCTGAGATTGGGGAGTGTCAGATCAACAGGCTGTTTCTAGGCCTCAGTTCTTGGAGGGATTCAGAGGACACAGGGTATCACGGAGGAGTGCTGTTAGAAGCAGGACACAAGACCTGT TGTGATGGGATTCTCAACTTCATAtccccatgtatttttttcctcagtaattTATCCTTCCTTGATATCTGTTACTCCACCAGCTGGGAACCATATGTCTTGGCCCAATGCTTCAGGGACTTCCCCATTATTTTCTATACCAGCTGTTATGCCCAGATGACCACATCCCTCTTTCCAGGGATGACAGAATGTCTCTTCCATGCTGTCATGGTTTATGACAGGTTTGTTGCAATCTCCAATCCCCTGCATTACACCACCATTATGAATAATGAAGTTTGCGTACAGTTGGCCTTGGGAACCTGGGCAAGTGCATTCTTAGTAGCAGTCTTACCATTCATTGCAATTCCTGTTTGTTATTATGGACAGAATGCCATCAGCCATTTTACCTGTGAGATCCAGGCCTCGCTGAAGCTCATCTGCTCAGACACTCCTGTCAGTCTGATTCTGGGTCTGGTTATCAGTGTGTTCATATTGACCTTGCCTTTCACTATCATCCTTATTTCCTACTTCCACATTGTGGTTATTGTGCTGAGGATCCATTCTGTAGAGGCCAGCCTCAAATCTTTCTTCACCTGTGGACCTTATCTAACTGTGGTCAACATATTTAATGGTATAGCCATCTACATGTACCTGAAACCTCAAAGAAATCTCAGGAAGAGGACAAATTc AGTGTACGACGAGAAGCCTCAGAACCCCATTTGCTAG
- the LOC125931401 gene encoding LOW QUALITY PROTEIN: 60S ribosomal protein L13-like (The sequence of the model RefSeq protein was modified relative to this genomic sequence to represent the inferred CDS: inserted 2 bases in 1 codon), with protein sequence MAPSPNGMMLKPHFHKDWQXGMASWFNQPAGKICRLKVGKPKQGPEPPCPDPSSPSHGAPTVRYHTKVQVGRGFSTEGLWVAGLHKKVAWTIGISVSPRRWNMSTESLQANVKWLKEYGSKLILFPKKPSAPKEGDGSAEELKLATQLTGPVMPMWNVCKKEKARVIREENFKAFAGLHVVHAHAWLFGIWAKRAKEAAEQDVEKKKIKYHWQLVIMQRPQWTWENNHICWCWNEVVGGEAWHQPQSLGLGSSTVSPTFLVAADTRPLLSETICSGVEQVKAAVPRETRPHLR encoded by the exons ATGGCACCCAGCCCGAATGGCATGATGTTGAAGCCCCACTTCCATAAGGACTGGCA TGGCATGGCCTCATGGTTCAACCAGCCAGCGGGGAAGATCTGCAGACTCAAGGTCGGGAAGCCAAAGCAAGGCCCAGAGCCTCCATGTCCGgacccatccagcccatcccaTGGTGCCCCCACAGTGAGGTATCACACCAAAGTGCAAGTTGGCAGGGGCTTCAGCACGGAAGGGCTATGGGTGGCTGGCCTACACAAGAAGGTGGCATGGACCATTGGAATCTCAGTGAGTCCAAGAAGGTGGAACATGTCCACAGAGTCCCTGCAGGCCAATGTGAAGTGGCTGAAGGAGTATGGCTCCAAGCTCATCCTCTTCCCCAAGAAGCCATCAGCCCCTAAGGAGGGAGATGGCTCTGCTGAAGAACTCAAATTGGCTACCCAGTTGACAGGACCAGTCATGCCCATGTGGAATGTCTGTAAGAAGGAGAAAGCCAGAGTCATTAGAGAGGAGAACTTCAAGGCATTCGCTGGTCTTCACGTGGTCCATGCCCATGCCTGGCTCTTTGGCATCTGGGCAAAAAGAGCCAAGGAAGCTGCAGAACAGGatgttgagaagaaaaaaataaagtatcactGGCAACTTGtgattat GCAAAGGCCTCAGTGGAcctgggagaacaaccacatttgctggtgctggaacgaGGTtgttgggggtgaagcctggcaccag ccacagtctctgggcctcGGCAGCAGCACGGTCTCTCCAACATTCCTGGTTGCGGCCGACACCCGGCCGCTGCTCAGTGAGACCATTTGCAGCGGGGTggagcaggtcaaagccgcagtccctcggGAAACAcggccacatctgagataa